aaagtaatgcacacaTGCTTGTAAAAATGATCAAAAACAATTAGGGTGAGCAGGTACAACACAATTAAAGTATGATTCTTAAACATCAAactcacaaatttatttttcagcgtAGTCTCCCTTAAGACACACATTTCTCCCATTGTGCAAGGTTTTTCATTCTGTCAGTGAAAAATTCTTTAGACTTTTCTCGAAGCCAAGATTTGATAGTCGCCTCAGCTGATTGTCCAAGGTGTAGTGATAACCCCTTGAGGTCTCTCAAGTggaggaaaaatgtaaaaatcgCAAGGCGCAAGATCAGGGAGTAAGGAGAGTGTGGAATCGGTTCAAACTTCAAGTTTCACAGAGCCTCTTTAGTTGCGCACAAGGTGTGTAGACAGGTGTTGTCATGTTGCAAGATTATTGGCACCAGGCTACCTCAACATCTCTCTGTACTGAAAGGAATTTACCATTGCCTTCGTATCAGATAATCAGTCACACAAACTCTCTGAGCATCCAAAAACACAAGCAAAAGAATTTTTTGCTGATGGTTGTTGTGAACTTCTTTGCTTGAGGAGACGACAGGTCGGTATTCAGCGCTCTGTCTTTCCTCTTCTGGGTCATAATGAAGGACCCATAACTCGGCCCCGTCACaatattcaaaagcaagttgtcTCCTTCATCACGGTAGCACTGCAAAGATTGCTCGCAGCATTCCAATAGACTTTTTGTCATCTGTGAGATGATGTGGTACCCATCGTGCATTTTAACATATCGTAATTGTTCAATAACGAAGTTGACACATTCCCTGGATATTTCACTGTGGTTTGTGATATGCTTTTGAGTAATTTGCAGGTCATTTTGGACCAAATTGTCGACAAGTTTGCTATGTTTAGCATCTGTGGCAGTGTTTGGACGCCCTTGTGTTTTATCAACAATTATGGCTTTTCCAGGCTTGCAACCATGAAATTTGGTACCCATCGATTACAGTAGACCTATGAACAGCACCATAGTCGTAAGCAAGTCTTTAAAGGACCATGACTCTCATTGGGAGTCACTTTTTCAGCAGTTAAAAATCAGTTAACAGCACTTTGATATAGCACTGGAACGTGTCTCCATACTGCTGCTACTCAAAAAACGCTGGATGAACGCAACGCGTTCAAACTGTGTGTGCATATAGAGAGGGCAGTTACCTTCCAGATGCCATGTGGAGTGTTTCTCAGTGTCATTTAGGTTTCTTTCTACAAGCATGTGTACATTACTTTCCAACCACCCCTCGTACATTGCGTCTGAATATATCATTCCACTACTAATCCTTGTGGAAGATGCTGAAGAAACATTTTGTGAAAACTTTAACCTACAGAAGCATGATACTGTTAGGAAGTGTGATATATCAGCACATTGtaatcacaaatttccaaacacaAATTTTAGCTATGTGTCAGTCATATTGTTATATACTGAAGTTTTGCATTGTATAAATTTCTGAGACAGTAGATTGGAACCCAATAAGAGCAGACAGGATATATTTTCACTAGGTACTTCAGATAAAAATTTACAAATACAGGACTAGTAACGAAGGTTTGGAAAATCCTGGCAGCCACAGCAGGTGAGTCTGCTGCTTTGCTGGCTGCCTCATGGCAGTCAACATGTAAAATTTACCAGAGAATTTTTATGCTTCCTTTAATATTTTAGGGACTCATgagagaaaataaaattatatgtaatataaacattttatttacatagtGGTCTTTACAGAAAGGATTTTAGACATTTACAAGAAAAAACAGCTTTTAAACAACTTTTGACATTAATTACCTTGCTCAATTTCAAATCTGTGGAAATAACATAGAAGGATTCTTCTGAAATTTCATGTACAGAATAGTGATGCATTACTTTTCTGAGTTGTTGCAATGAACAGACTAAGATAACTTTTATATGTTGTCACTATATAAAGGTATGTGGTAGAGTAGCAATGAGTATACCTACCACAATTTCACACAAGAATTACTTTAAAACAATGAAGTAACGCAAATTTTATCTCTATTGTAATGTGAATCATATGATATATGGTAAGGCACATTTACATTACTTGTACAAAAAGTTCTTATGAGGAAAAGAGAATCTTAACTTTTTGTTTCCAAAACATTTTTATTAGTTAACTGAAATCAGCTTTTTTCTGACTTTATCATAACAGGTACATATAATTTGCCCAGATTTTAAAACTATTCATACAAAAATACATCTTCCCTTCCACACAGAATACTTGCAGTTCCTTTGGTTTATGACTAGGTATACTCCCTTGTCACATTTCTGTGAAACagcatatacttaactttatagcAAAAGCACATGAAAATGGCCTATCAAGTTGGTCCATATTCCATACTTTTTACTGAGAACATCTGATGAGTATTGAAGATATATTGTCAATCACAGGACATAAAAAAGTTAATATACTCGTGAAGTATGCTCTCAGATCATAATTTAAGTATCTTCTTCACATAAAATTTTGAAAGTATTgtttcagttaaataatttatgttttatatatacAGCGGTAATTTTTATGTCTGTAATTTGTAACACATTAGACTGATAGTTGTGTTCCAGCTCGttcaaaaaaattatgtaatttgtCACACAACAGTCGTGTCAACGTGTGGATCTAATTCAAATGTTTAATTAATACATCAGTGAAAACTGGACAGCATTCTTTCATTTTGCAAGCTGGTGAAGTAGCACATCAAATATTTGTAGTATATATCTGACTTCCACTAGTCCATGAGCAGCTCACAGTGGAATGATAGATTCCATTTGATGTGCATTGAGCTGTGTTTTAAATACATAAGTTAATCACAAGCATTCCACTGATACCAAATATTGCTCTTTGTTTTAGTGCATACAGTCACTATAATATTGCACAAATTCTTTTGGAAGGCGGAGGTTTCTTCATTACTGCATGGATTGCCTCAATGAAAACTTCTTCAAGCCCCTCACTGTCTTTCGCTGAACATTCCACGTACCGATAGGCACGGATTCTCTTCTTCATCTGCTTTGCTTCAGTAACTGATATTGTGTTTTCAACTTCATTCCGCAAGTCCATTTTAGTGCCTAAGAaaaacaaagagagaaaaaaaacatttaaaatatttgcaaatgaacataaaaatgatGATTTTTAGGTACTAAATTTTCTGTATTGTACAATCACATGATCATATATAAGAattgttcaataagcaatgcaacacattttttcctttgctaatttcagtagtaaaaatgcagaatttgttggaatattccctcttcagctcttatagtttcatgaagttccaataatgTATGTGGCCTTCAAAATGGAGTCACTAACgggggtgtgttccaagcagaaagctatcACTGggcttcttttggcagaaaaccagataatggcagatattcatagatgtttgcagaatgtctacggagacctgacagtgaacaaaagcatggcgagtcaTAGGGTGAaatgtctgtcatcattgcaacaaggccgtgcacagctgtgattcctataatgttggaacgtgtggtcactctcattcgaggtgatcggcaggtcacaattaaacactttgttgctcaactggacatctccgttggtagtgctgacatacttgTCCATCAGTTAGTGTACTCAAATGTACTGTAATGTCTGAATTTGGTATGAAAAGATAGGGATTTGAATTTGTAAGGGTTTTAGCGTAGTCTGAATGCTGTCTCTGTTATTCTGTCTCTTTCTGTACTGGTGTTTCAGATGAAAATATCACCTAGATGAACTTTTGCATTCTTTTACTTCTTGTTTGTGTTCTCTGCTGTTTCTTTTAGCACTTCAGTTTTTTGGGCCCAATGCCCAGATTTTTTACAAGAATACTAGATTCTCCATAAAGGTGAGAGATTTAAATTTAAGCTGAGTGTTTTGATAGCCTAATCTGATTCTGTCTGGAATATTACGttgcttcatttctttctgttatttTGAAATTAACTTCTCCAAGATACCATTAAGCATAATTTTTGCATTCCTGTTTCGATATCAAATCGCTCTGAGGTACTCCGAAGAATTTAACTTATTAGGTGTTCATTAATGTTTGTTGCACAAATGCTCTTCTATTTTCCTATTTCCCAAACTCTTTCAGCACATTTATATGAATGTCTCAATCAATGGAGTCATAAGAGTCAAGATCAGCTTATTACCTCCTGCTAGCATCTTGGTTTTGATCAAGATCTTAAGGATAAAGATATGTTCTGCACATTACCACCCTTTACTGAATTCTGCTTGGCTTAATCAGTGCTCCTTGGAAAGTTGGATTATTCATCAGAATTTCACATGTGGCCAGATGGTTACAATTCATATTACTATATTAAATTCACTTTAAGTTCAAACAGTTTAACAATAGTTGTTATTAATGTAGTGTTTAACAGCTGCACTTTATTAAAGTGTACTGAGATTTTTCGCATCCCTAAAGGCTCTCCTTCGTGATAGAGTGCACATAATATGATGAACATATTAATTAATTTTGCTACCAAAGTATGAGTTTGTCATGTGTGTCCCTGAACCATAACCGCCATAGTTTCTTATGATTCAAAAAATTACCTAAACTCATTGTAGCTAACAAATTCCATAACAAATTATAGGATTGTGTCTGTATTTATGTAAGTGGAACACAATGAGTACAGGAGCCCCAGCAAAAGGAATATAAAAACTGAAAGGAATAAAGAGCTTGGTGATATTTCTTCAGAAACCATAATGTAAGTAATTGACAGACTAGAGTACAGAAAGCAGTGTGATGTGAATGCAGGAGACGGGGACAATATGATTTAGTGCTAATGTTGAGAGTAGTCTTTCCAAAAGATTCTTCTAACTGTGTTTAAATCACTCTACTGCATGTTACTTTGTATGTTACAAtgtatctacatctatctacatccatactccgcaagccacctgacggtgtgtggtggagggtaccttgagtacctctatcggttctcccttctattccagtctcgtattgttcgtggaaataaggattgtcggtatgtttctgtgtgggctctaatctctctgattttatcctcatggtctcttcacgagatatacgtaggagggagcaatatactgcttgactcttcggtgaaggtatgttcttgaaactttaacaaaagcccgtaccgagctactgagcgtctctcctgcagagtcctccactggagtttatctatcatctccgtaacgctctcgcgattactaaataatcctgtaacgaagcgcgctgctctccgttggatcttctctctctctactatcaaccctatctggtacggatcccacattgctgagcagtattcaagcagtggacgaacaagcgtactgtaacctacttcctttgttttcgcattgcatttccttaggattcttccaatgaatctgtctggcatctgctttactgacgatcaactttatatgatcattccattgtaaatcactcctaatgcgtactcccagataatttaaggaattaactgcttccagttgttgacctgctattttgtagctaaatgataagggatctatctttctatgtattcgcagcacattacacttgtctacattgagattcaattgccattccctgcaccatgcgtcacttcgctgcagatcctcctgcgtttcagtacaattttccattgttacaacctttcgatacaccacagcatcatctgcaaaaagcctcagtgaacttccgatgtcatccacaaggtcatttatgtatattgtgaatagcaacggtcctatgacactcccctgcggcacacctgaaatcactcttacttcagaagacttctctccattgagaatgacatgctgcattctgttatctaggaactcttcaatccaatcacacaattggtctgatagtccatatgctcttactttgttcattaaacgactgtggggaactgtatcaaacgccttgcggaagtcaagaaatacggcatctacctgggaacccgtgtctatggccatctgagtctcgtggacgaatagcgcgagctgggtttcacacgaccgtctttttcgaaacccatgctgattcctacagagtagatttctagtctccagaaaagtcattatacttgaacataatacgtgttccaaaattctacaattgatcgacattagagattaggtctacagttctgcacatctgttcgacgtcccttcttgaaaacggggatgacttgtgccctttcccaatcctttggaacgctacgctcttctagagacctacagtacaccactgcaagaaggtgggcaagctcattcgcgtactctgtgtaaaatcgaactggtatcccatcaggttcagcggcctttcctcttttgagcgattttaattgtttctctatccctctgtcgtctatttcgatatctaccattttgtcatctgtgcgacaatctagagaaggaactacagtgcagtcttcctatgtgaaacagctttagaaaaagacatttagtatttcggcctttagtctgtcatcatgtgtttcagtaccattttggtcacagagtgtctggacattttgttttgatccacctaccgctttgacataagaccaaaatttcgtaggattttctgccaagtcagtacacagaactttactttcgaattcattgaacgcctctcgcatagccctcctcacactacatttcgcttcgagtaatttttgtttgtctgcaaggctttggctatgtttatgtttgctgtgaagttccctttgcttccgcagcagttttctaactcagttgttgtaccacggtggctctttaccatctcttacgatcttgcttggcacatataatcatctaacgcatattgtacgatggttttgaactttgtccactgatcctcaacactatctgtacttgagacaaaaattttctgttgagccgtcaggtactctgtaatctgttttttgtcacttttgctaaacagaaaaatcttcctaccttttttaatatttctatctaCGgctaaatcatcgatgccgtaaccgctttatgatcgctgattccctgttctgcgttaactttttcaaatagttcgggtctgtttgtcaccagaaggtctaatatgttatcgccacgagtcggttctctgtttaactgctcaaggtagttttcagataaagcactttaaaaaatttcactggattctttgtcactgccacccgttatgaacgtttgagtctcccagtctatatccggcaaattaaaatctccacccagaactgtaacatggtggggaaatctactcgaaatattttccaaattatccttcaggtgctcagtcgcaacagctgctgagccagggggcctatagagacatccaattaacatgtctgagcctgctttaaccgtgaccttcactcagattatttcacatttcggatctccatcaatttctttcgatactattgcacttcttatcactataaaaatgcctcccccttcactgtccagcctgtctctgcggaatacattccaatctgagtttaggatttcattactgtttacgtctggtttcagccatgtGAAGAAATTCAACTGATTCAAAAACTAGAAAATGCGTGAAAGTAAGTTCTACAGGGGTGTGCATCTAATTTTAACTGCACAGGGACACATTTGATGGTTGTAAATAATAACAGTGGTGTTCATTtcatactttggaagcaaaattacaTAATTGTATATATGTGGGGTGGGGGGATAAAAATGATGTAATGTTGAAGTTGAATCAACAGATTTGGTTTTGATTTTTCAAGCTCCGACTTTTACTACAGTGGCGCTTAGGACAGTTAATTAGTGGGTGCTACGGTGTCACACTGGAAGTGGGGTGTGCTGTGGAGGTGTGGAGGATGGGTGGCAGGAAGAATTTTGACTTACACATGGTGACACAGAGGGAGGAAATTCCAAAATGTTGGTGCAGATACAGTGAACAATTAAACTGTATGGCTACAGTGTAGTAGGGAGGGGAGTTGTCAGTTTTACTTGTGCCAAAGTACCtcgaaggagataaatgcaagctatggGATGGCTGCTGGATGCATAGATCAGATTAAAATTGTGCTACCTTTGGCATCACATACTCTGTAGTGAGTATTTTTAAGCAAAAACATTTGAAACTCCTGATGTAACATAGCAAGTGTCACTTAAATGTGAAATAAGTTTAATTAATGGGATCTAAAGAATTAAAGACCAGCAAGGAACCTCGTACAAATCACTGAATTTAATTGCTGTAAAATAATTAGACAAAGGATACTTATTTTCTTGACAAtgaaagttaaaatggttcaatgCTTCTTGCTCATACCCACTGATTCAATTACGATGCACAGTTTTTATCAGTGGGAATTAACTTTGTACAACTGACTTGTTGTATACGATACAGATTCTTTAATTCTGCATAGGTTTTGTGCAGTTATGAGTCCctgcaaaaataattttaatttatacaATATAATGATTTCTTACCAACTAAAACTATTGGCACATTAGGGCAATGATGGTGCACCTCAGGATACCACTTTGAGGCAATATTCTCAAAAGAGCTTCGACTGTTGATTGAGAAGCAAAGGAGGAAGCAGTCCGTCTGAAAAGATTAAACAGAGATAAATAAATAACTCATTATGGCAGATGAATTGGCCCATACTGAAAGGGCCTCAGTCCACTTGAGTGACTtttgaacaaaatgaaagaaaatggcaaTTTAATTTTCGTAGAACATCTCttaagttttaaaaaatatttttttatagcaACCAATAAGCTTAATATTATTTTGTAACATTACTTGATTTTAGAATGTTAGGCTAGTGTGGGTGCTGATATAAAAAGTATGGGCTGAGGCCCTTTCTGCatcaaaattataattttaatgcaattaattaatttttgtggatATGTCTGCCAGAATACACAGAAAAACCACTGAAACCCTGAAGTGGTGGACTACACAGTTAATATGAAAGAAATTGTATGTATCATCAGATATTACCGTTAACTGCAGTCATCACACAACATGATCAGTAACTCCTTCCAATATTTACATGGTCTTTAAAATTTGTAATTTCCAAACCCATAAACTGTAATCATTAAGTTTTGTGGAAAAGCACTagtcatttcattttcatacactGGGCAGTCATCAAGTTCATCATAAAATTACTTATACTTTTCAGGTGTGTAATAGCTATCAACTTGGCATATTTTATTGGGACCACCATGCTGGTAGGTAGACGGGGTACGGGTCATTGTGGTTGTCACAGAAAGTATGATTGATCATACCATCTTTGGCAACACTGCAACTTGCACAATAGATGAAATGCTTGAAGACAAGAAGTCATTTTCTGGTCCTGAGTAGCCCTTCTCCGACTAGCTTCTTTGATAGGCAGGTcttttttttgtagaacatttgTAACAGCAACAGTTACAATAACTTGCTTATATTAATATTTAGTACACTGCCATAGCataacttacaagaataatattgagCTGCAGGCAGTACAACAAAGAGACTGCTAAAtatgtgagctttcagccaaaaggccttcttacaACAtagagaaaaaaacacacacacacactcacgcaagcacaACACACTCGTATGACCACTACCTCTGGCCCCTCTTGGTTGGATGGAATCTTGCCTTTGTAAAGCAGATGGTCTCATAAACATACCCCATTTCAGGCATGAAAATAACCTCAGAATGGGGGGAAACAACAAATGAAGGGCCACGAAGATTGGTACCGAGTTCAATCCTGTTTCTAACCTACAAAAATGTTCTAACGATTTTCTAGGGCAGTTCAAAAACTGTTGAGTTTGTTGTTGACACAAGCAAACTGATCAATGGCCATACCTCAGCTTTAGCAGAGA
This genomic stretch from Schistocerca cancellata isolate TAMUIC-IGC-003103 chromosome 2, iqSchCanc2.1, whole genome shotgun sequence harbors:
- the LOC126161807 gene encoding ras-like GTP-binding protein RhoL isoform X3, yielding MTSRRAGPAYQNGDSPSSQHNQAGGQGNPAINHYRPIKITAVGDGMVGKTCMLITYSTKRFPVEYVPTVFDNYADNITVDGQEFNMTLWDTAGQEDYERLRPLSYPNTDCFLLCFSINSRSSFENIASKWYPEVHHHCPNVPIVLVGTKMDLRNEVENTISVTEAKQMKKRIRAYRYVECSAKDSEGLEEVFIEAIHAVMKKPPPSKRICAIL